In one window of Arachis ipaensis cultivar K30076 chromosome B06, Araip1.1, whole genome shotgun sequence DNA:
- the LOC107648773 gene encoding uncharacterized protein LOC107648773, which translates to MEANGIGSVIYTSINTSLLGIENNTLQQNPHNNLHHHHPPPQMVYSTHHDTESHPSQQQQQQQPQQAMKHGYPYSSKKPQSSTFSDEDEPGGGFGADESSGDPKRKASPWHRMKWTDAMVRLLIMAVYYIGDEAGSEGVGGGGGGGGDPSGKKKNTGLLQKKGKWKSVSRAMMEKGFYVSPQQCEDKFNDLNKRYKRVNDILGKGTACRVVENQSFLETMDLSPKMKEEVRKLLNSKHLFFREMCAYHNSCGHGGGAAAVTAAGGNGQHSAEAGTEQPLHIQQPQPPQHQQGQQRCFHSSVNGVGMLKEDDDDEEDDESDDFSDEDEEESGEGGGSRGQVEDDENDVVRSRKRHRNKGGFCVTSSSTSASQLMQQLNNEVAGVLQDGGKNPWEKKQWMKKRVLQLEEQQVRYHVEAFELEKQRLKWVRFSSKKERDMERDKLENERRRLENERLLLLLRQKELEFTALHHLKHQQQQQHSST; encoded by the exons ATGGAAGCGAATGGAATAGGTAGTGTAATTTACACTAGCATAAACACTTCATTGCTAGGAATAGAGAATAACACATTACAGCAAAACCCACACAACAAtttgcatcatcatcatcctcctcCTCAAATGGTTTATTCTACACACCATGACACTGAATCACACCCTtcacaacagcaacaacaacagcaaccacaGCAAGCAATGAAACATGGATACCCTTATTCTTCCAAGAAACCACAGAGCAGCACCTTCAGTGATGAAGATGAACCTGGTGGTGGTTTCGGTGCAGATGAAAGCTCTGGTGACCCGAAGAGGAAGGCCTCGCCATGGCACAGGATGAAGTGGACCGACGCCATGGTTAGGCTTTTGATAATGGCGGTTTACTACATCGGAGACGAAGCTGGTTCAGAAGGTgtaggaggaggaggaggcggCGGTGGTGATCCAAGTGGGAAGAAGAAGAACACCGGATTGCTTCAGAAAAAAGGGAAATGGAAATCAGTGTCGAGGGCTATGATGGAGAAAGGGTTCTACGTTTCTCCTCAGCAATGTGAAGATAAATTCAATGATTTGAACAAGAGGTACAAGAGGGTCAACGATATTCTTGGAAAAGGAACAGCTTGTAGGGTGGTTGAGAATCAGAGCTTTTTGGAAACCATGGATTTGTCGCCAAAGATGAAAGAAGAGGTGAGGAAGCTTCTCAATTCTAAGCACCTTTTCTTTAGGGAAATGTGTGCTTACCATAACAGTTGCGGCCACGGCGGTGGTGCTGCTGCTGTTACTGCCGCCGGCGGTAACGGGCAACACTCGGCTGAGGCGGGAACAGAACAACCTTTACATATTCAACAACCGCAACCGCCACAGCATCAGCAGGGACAGCAGAGATGCTTCCATTCATCGGTGAATGGGGTTGGGATGCTGAAAGAGGACGATGATGACGAGGAGGACGATGAATCTGACGATTTCTCTGACGAGGATGAAGAGGAATCAGGAGAAG GTGGTGGCTCAAGGGGTCAAGTAGAGGATGATGAGAATGATGTAGTGAGGTCAAGGAAGAGACACAGGAACAAGGGAGGGTTCTGTGTgacatcatcatcaacatcaGCGTCTCAATTGATGCAGCAGTTGAACAACGAGGTTGCTGGGGTTCTGCAAGACGGAGGAAAGAATCCATGGGAGAAGAAGCAGTGGATGAAGAAGAGGGTGCTCCAGCTGGAGGAGCAGCAGGTGAGGTACCATGTGGAGGCCTTTGAGCTTGAGAAGCAGAGGCTCAAGTGGGTCCGGTTCAGTTCCAAGAAGGAGAGGGACATGGAGAGGGACAAGCTGGAGAATGAGAGGAGGAGGCTAGAGAATGAGAGGTTGCTCTTGCTTCTTCGCCAAAAGGAGCTTGAATTCACTGCTCTTCATCACCTCAAGCACCAGCAACAGCAGCAACATTCTTCTACCTAG